From a region of the Rhodococcus sp. 4CII genome:
- a CDS encoding protein kinase domain-containing protein gives MGQNDPLDTQRYRAGSVTEELTATGFTGAEEIGRGGFGVVYRCTQANLDRTVAVKVLTTEIDEENRARFFREQRAMGRLTGHPNIVNILQVGATDSGLPYIVMPYHPQDSLDAQIRRRGPLPLTEALHLGVKIAGAAETAHRLGILHRDIKPANILLTDYGEPALTDFGIAHITGGFHTATGTVAGSPAYTAPEALRGDPPSPAADVYGLGATLFSALTGHAAFERRTGEQVVAQFLRITTQPVPDLREHGIPEDVSAAIGRAMSGAPDERPATAEDFGEELRQIQRRHDFAVDEMALHANPAANETGRQAAQGSRHRATAPSPRGVTGNLPLDLTSFVGRRHELTEAKNLLAGSRLVTLTGIGGVGKTRLAMRVAATVQREYADGARLIELAELREESLLVDAVAAAVGMRDHSARPLREVLVEHLAARELLLVLDNCEHLVDAVAELTDTLLRVCPALRILATSREPLGIGGETVQRVPPLAVPDPGRQPSVRGLPKYDAVTLFADRAAAAVPGFALTEDNAAAVAGICHRLDGLPLPIELAAARLRAMSPEQILQRLTERYTLLTHGSRNAPTRQQTLRLSVDWSFELCTTREQLVWGRLAVFAGSFELDAAEQVCGAGLGPDELLDTLTSLADKSILIREEHESVVRFRMLETLREYGYEKLEQTGEDLALRRRHRDWYEALALDAEAEWISARQLDWISRLKREQPNLREALEFSVSDSPDAGLRISAALLLFWASQGLYNEGRRWLDRLLTQQDGHPTLERIKALYAGIVLAEVQGDLESAVASMEEGRAVAAQTSDRLILALIAYSDGTLALYRGDLARACPFLEDALAEFDRQANRTLRTSALYTLALAYGLRGETERATECHERLLATTEACGESMFRSYSQWSMAVVKWRKGDADGAVRLLEHALQITRRVHSPRITASCLEALAWIAGERRDWARAAVLMGAAEELGRSVDSVAVMYSNMLVYHDTCEQQTRRALGERAFTAARRSGQHLDFDAAVAYALDEQPPASPAPAGAPVRLTKRERQVAGLVAEGLTNQAIANRLVISPRTAQGHVEHILSKLGFTSRTQIAAWVVESHAQDDRPVPPP, from the coding sequence ATGGGCCAAAACGATCCGCTCGATACCCAGCGATACCGGGCCGGCTCCGTCACCGAAGAGCTGACCGCCACCGGTTTTACCGGCGCAGAGGAAATCGGGCGCGGCGGCTTCGGCGTCGTCTACCGCTGCACCCAGGCGAACCTCGATCGCACGGTGGCGGTGAAGGTGCTCACCACCGAGATCGACGAGGAGAACAGAGCCCGATTCTTCCGGGAACAACGGGCGATGGGCAGGCTGACCGGGCACCCGAACATCGTCAACATTCTGCAGGTAGGGGCCACCGACAGCGGTCTCCCCTACATCGTGATGCCGTATCACCCGCAGGATTCCCTCGACGCACAGATCCGCCGCCGCGGGCCGTTGCCGTTGACCGAGGCACTGCACCTGGGGGTCAAGATCGCCGGCGCCGCGGAGACGGCGCACCGGCTCGGAATCCTGCACCGGGACATCAAACCCGCGAACATCCTGCTCACCGATTACGGCGAACCCGCGCTGACCGACTTCGGCATCGCGCACATCACCGGCGGCTTCCACACCGCCACCGGGACAGTGGCCGGGTCGCCGGCCTACACCGCACCGGAGGCGCTCCGAGGCGATCCACCGAGCCCGGCCGCCGACGTTTACGGCCTCGGCGCCACCCTGTTCAGCGCCCTCACCGGTCACGCCGCGTTCGAACGTCGCACCGGGGAACAGGTGGTTGCGCAGTTCCTGCGGATCACCACGCAGCCGGTCCCCGACCTGCGCGAGCACGGGATCCCCGAGGACGTGTCCGCGGCGATCGGACGCGCGATGTCGGGCGCGCCGGACGAGCGTCCGGCCACCGCCGAAGACTTCGGAGAGGAACTGCGGCAGATTCAGCGTCGCCACGACTTCGCTGTCGACGAGATGGCGCTGCACGCGAACCCGGCGGCGAACGAAACCGGTCGGCAGGCGGCGCAGGGCAGTCGACACCGTGCCACGGCGCCCAGCCCACGAGGCGTGACCGGGAACCTACCCCTGGACCTGACGAGTTTCGTGGGCCGCCGGCACGAACTCACCGAGGCGAAAAACCTGCTCGCCGGGTCCCGGCTCGTGACATTGACCGGGATCGGCGGGGTCGGAAAGACGCGGCTGGCGATGCGGGTCGCGGCGACCGTGCAACGCGAATACGCCGACGGTGCGCGCCTGATCGAATTGGCCGAGCTGCGCGAAGAGTCGCTGCTGGTCGACGCGGTGGCCGCCGCCGTGGGCATGCGGGACCATTCGGCGCGGCCGCTGCGCGAGGTCCTCGTGGAACATCTGGCGGCGCGGGAACTGCTGCTGGTGCTCGACAACTGCGAGCACCTGGTCGACGCCGTAGCGGAGCTGACCGACACCCTGTTGCGAGTGTGCCCGGCACTGCGGATTCTGGCCACCAGCCGCGAACCCCTCGGCATCGGCGGGGAGACGGTGCAGCGGGTCCCACCGCTGGCCGTGCCGGATCCCGGCCGGCAGCCCTCGGTGCGGGGTCTACCCAAATACGATGCGGTGACCCTGTTCGCCGACCGCGCCGCCGCCGCCGTCCCCGGGTTCGCGCTCACCGAGGACAACGCGGCGGCGGTGGCGGGGATCTGCCACCGCCTCGACGGGCTGCCGCTGCCCATCGAACTGGCCGCCGCCCGGCTGCGAGCGATGTCGCCCGAGCAGATTTTGCAGCGACTGACCGAGCGCTACACACTCCTGACCCACGGCAGCCGCAATGCCCCGACGCGGCAACAGACCCTGCGGTTGTCCGTGGACTGGAGTTTCGAACTGTGCACCACCCGTGAGCAACTGGTGTGGGGACGGTTGGCGGTCTTCGCCGGCAGCTTCGAACTCGATGCCGCAGAGCAGGTCTGTGGCGCCGGCCTCGGCCCGGACGAACTGCTCGACACGCTGACGTCCCTGGCCGACAAGTCGATCCTGATCCGGGAGGAACACGAATCGGTGGTGCGGTTCCGGATGCTCGAGACCCTCCGCGAATACGGCTACGAGAAACTGGAGCAGACCGGCGAGGACCTCGCTCTGCGTCGCCGTCACCGGGATTGGTACGAGGCGCTGGCGCTCGACGCCGAGGCCGAATGGATCAGCGCCCGACAGCTGGACTGGATCAGCCGCCTGAAGCGGGAACAACCGAATCTCCGGGAGGCCCTCGAATTCAGCGTGTCCGACAGCCCCGACGCGGGACTTCGCATTTCCGCTGCGCTCCTGTTGTTCTGGGCGTCGCAGGGTCTCTACAACGAGGGACGGCGCTGGCTCGATCGCCTGCTGACCCAGCAGGACGGTCACCCGACCCTCGAACGGATCAAGGCCCTGTATGCCGGCATCGTCCTCGCCGAAGTGCAGGGCGACCTCGAGTCCGCAGTCGCGTCGATGGAGGAGGGACGCGCGGTTGCCGCGCAGACCAGCGACCGCTTGATTCTCGCTCTCATCGCCTACTCCGACGGCACCCTCGCCCTGTATCGCGGTGATCTCGCCCGCGCGTGCCCCTTCCTCGAGGACGCCCTCGCGGAGTTCGACAGGCAGGCGAACCGCACCCTGCGGACGAGTGCGCTGTACACGCTGGCACTCGCATACGGGCTGCGCGGTGAGACGGAGCGCGCGACCGAGTGCCATGAGCGGCTGCTCGCGACCACCGAGGCGTGTGGCGAGTCGATGTTTCGATCGTATTCGCAGTGGTCCATGGCAGTCGTCAAGTGGCGCAAGGGTGATGCCGACGGTGCCGTGCGGCTGCTCGAGCACGCGCTGCAGATCACCCGGCGGGTGCACAGCCCCCGCATCACCGCGTCCTGCCTCGAAGCTCTGGCCTGGATCGCCGGCGAACGCCGCGACTGGGCACGTGCGGCGGTTCTGATGGGCGCAGCCGAGGAATTGGGGCGGTCGGTGGACAGCGTCGCCGTCATGTATTCGAACATGCTCGTCTACCACGACACGTGCGAGCAGCAAACGCGGCGGGCGCTCGGCGAAAGAGCATTCACCGCAGCGCGCCGGAGCGGGCAGCACCTGGATTTCGATGCGGCGGTCGCGTACGCCCTCGACGAGCAACCGCCGGCCTCCCCCGCTCCCGCCGGTGCGCCGGTGAGACTCACCAAACGGGAACGACAGGTCGCCGGCCTCGTCGCCGAGGGCCTCACCAACCAGGCGATCGCCAACCGTCTGGTGATCTCGCCCCGCACCGCCCAGGGCCACGTCGAGCACATCCTGTCGAAACTGGGCTTCACTTCCCGCACGCAGATCGCCGCGTGGGTGGTGGAATCGCACGCCCAGGACGACCGACCCGTCCCCCCACCGTGA
- a CDS encoding TetR/AcrR family transcriptional regulator, with product MSREDQILSAATRLFSERSFDGVGVDAIAAAAGITGSAVYRHFSSKDEVLAALFDRLLDALLIRIGEPIDSPEDELERLIAAHVEFSIGNPELTTIWNREQATLSQVYRANIMRRQKMYIDRWIRALDANYPGHAREELAAAVRAVHGLISSDTSRREGAKRPSDIAGMLHHMARASLTALAGDRAVDAVKGA from the coding sequence ATGTCCAGAGAAGATCAGATCCTCAGTGCGGCGACCCGACTGTTCTCCGAGCGGAGTTTCGACGGAGTGGGCGTCGATGCCATCGCCGCGGCTGCCGGCATCACCGGCTCGGCCGTCTACCGCCACTTCTCCAGTAAGGACGAGGTGCTTGCCGCGCTCTTCGACCGTCTCCTCGACGCGCTGCTGATCCGGATCGGGGAACCGATCGACTCTCCGGAAGACGAACTGGAACGCCTGATCGCCGCGCATGTCGAGTTCTCGATCGGAAATCCGGAGCTCACCACGATCTGGAACCGTGAGCAGGCGACGCTGTCGCAGGTCTACCGAGCGAACATCATGAGGCGCCAGAAGATGTACATCGACCGCTGGATTCGAGCTCTCGACGCGAACTATCCGGGCCATGCGAGGGAAGAACTCGCGGCGGCGGTGCGTGCGGTGCACGGCCTGATCTCGTCGGATACCTCCCGCAGGGAAGGGGCCAAGCGTCCGTCAGATATCGCCGGCATGCTTCATCACATGGCCAGAGCATCACTGACGGCGTTGGCCGGCGATCGCGCTGTCGACGCTGTGAAGGGTGCTTGA